Proteins found in one Capsicum annuum chloroplast, complete genome genomic segment:
- the ndhI gene encoding NADH-plastoquinone oxidoreductase subunit I → MLPMITEFINYGQQTIRAARYIGQGFMITLSHANRLPVTIQYPYEKLITPERFRGRIHFEFDKCIACEVCVRVCPIDLPVVDWKLETDIRKKRLLNYSIDFGICIFCGNCVEYCPTNCLSMTEEYELSTYDRHELNYNQIALGRLPMSVIDDYTIRTVSNLLQINNE, encoded by the coding sequence ATGCTCCCTATGATAACTGAATTCATAAATTATGGTCAACAAACAATACGAGCCGCCAGATACATCGGCCAAGGTTTCATGATTACCCTGTCCCACGCAAATCGTTTACCTGTAACTATTCAATACCCCTACGAAAAATTGATCACACCGGAACGTTTCCGAGGCCGAATACACTTTGAATTTGATAAATGCATTGCTTGTGAAGTATGTGTGCGTGTATGTCCTATAGATTTACCCGTTGTTGATTGGAAGTTGGAAACTGATATTCGAAAGAAACGATTGCTTAATTACAGTATTGATTTTGGAATCTGTATATTTTGTGGTAATTGCGTTGAGTATTGCCCAACAAATTGTTTATCAATGACCGAAGAATATGAACTTTCTACTTATGATCGTCACGAATTGAATTATAATCAAATCGCTTTGGGTCGCTTACCAATGTCAGTAATTGATGATTACACAATTCGAACAGTTTCGAATTTACTTCAAATAAACAATGAATAA
- the ndhA gene encoding NADH-plastoquinone oxidoreductase subunit 1, which produces MIIDTTEIETINSFSKLESLKEAYGIIWMLVPILTLVLGITIGVLVIVWLEREISAGIQQRIGPEYAGPLGILQALADGTKLLLKENLIPSTGDTRLFSIGPSIAVISIFLSYSVIPFSDHLVLADLSIGVFLWIAISSIAPVGLLMSGYGSNNKYSFLGGLRAAAQSISYEIPLALCVLSISLLSNSSSTVDIVEAQSKYGFWGWNLWRQPIGFIVFLISSLAECERLPFDLPEAEEELVAGYQTEYSGIKFGLFYIASYLNLLVSSLFVTVLYLGGWNLSIPYIFVPELFGINKRGKVFGTLIGIFITLAKTYLFLFIPIATRWTLPRLRMDQLLNLGWKFLLPISLGNLLLTTSSQLLSL; this is translated from the exons ATGATAATTGATACAACAGAAATAGAGACTATCAATTCTTTTTCCAAATTGGAATCCTTAAAAGAAGCCTATGGGATCATATGGATGCTTGTCCCTATTTTGACTCTTGTGTTAGGAATCACAATAGGTGTACTAGTAATTGTTTGGTTAGAAAGAGAAATATCTGCGGGAATACAACAACGTATCGGACCTGAATATGCCGGCCCTTTAGGAATTCTTCAAGCTTTAGCAGATGGGACAAAACTACTTTTGAAAGAGAACCTTATTCCATCTACAGGAGATACTCGTTTATTCAGTATCGGACCATCCATAGCAGTAATATCTATCTTTCTAAGTTATTCAGTAATTCCTTTTAGCGATCACCTTGTTCTAGCCGATCTTAGTATTGGTGTTTTTTTATGGATTGCCATTTCAAGTATTGCTCCCGTTGGACTTCTTATGTCGGGATATGGATCAAATAATAAATATTCCTTTTTAGGTGGTTTACGGGCAGCTGCCCAATCAATTAGTTATGAAATACCATTAGCTCTATGTGTGTTATCAATATCTCTAC TATCTAACAGTTCAAGTACAGTTGATATAGTGGAAGCGCAGTCAAAATATGGTTTTTGGGGGTGGAATTTGTGGCGTCAACCCATCGGGTTTATCGTTTTTCTAATTTCTTCTCTAGCCGAGTGTGAAAGATTACCTTTTGATTTACCAGAAGCAGAAGAAGAATTAGTAGCAGGGTATCAAACCGAATATTCAGGTATCAAATTTGGTTTATTTTACATTGCTTCATATCTGAATCTACTAGTTTCTTCATTATTTGTAACAGTTCTTTACTTGGGAGGTTGGAATCTTTCTATTCCGTACATATTTGTTCCTGAGCTATTTGGCATAAATAAAAGGGGTAAAGTCTTTGGAACACTAATTGGTATCTTTATCACATTAGCCAAAACTTATTTGTTTTTGTTCATTCCTATTGCAACAAGATGGACTTTACCGAGGCTGAGAATGGACCAACTATTAAATCTTGGGTGGAAATTTCTTTTACCTATTTCTCTAGGTAATCTATTATTGACAACCTCGTCCCAACTTCTTTCACTGTAA
- the ndhH gene encoding NADH-plastoquinone oxidoreductase subunit 7, with the protein MTAPTTRKDLMIVNMGPQHPSMHGVLRLIVTLDGEDVVDCEPILGYLHRGMEKIAENRTIIQYLPYVTRWDYLATMFTEAITINGPEQLGNIQVPKRASYIRVIMLELSRIASHLLWLGPFMADIGAQTPFFYIFRERELIYDLFEAATGMRMMHNYFRIGGVAADLPYGWVDKCLDFCDYFLTGVAEYQKLITRNPIFLERVEGIGIIGQDEALNWGLSGPMLRASGIEWDLRKVDHYESYDEFDWQVQWQREGDSLARYLVRIGEMTESIKIIQQALEGIPGGPYENLEIRRFDRLKDPEWNDFEYRFISKKPSPTFELSKQELYVRVEAPKGELGIFIIGDQSVFPWRWKIRPPGFINLQILPQLVKRMKLADIMTILGSIDIIMGEVDR; encoded by the coding sequence ATGACTGCACCAACTACAAGAAAAGACCTCATGATAGTCAATATGGGGCCTCAGCACCCATCAATGCACGGTGTTCTTCGACTCATCGTTACTCTAGATGGTGAAGATGTTGTCGACTGCGAACCAATATTGGGTTATTTACATAGAGGGATGGAGAAAATTGCGGAAAACCGAACAATTATACAATATTTACCTTATGTAACACGTTGGGATTATTTAGCTACTATGTTCACAGAAGCAATAACCATAAATGGACCCGAACAATTAGGCAATATTCAAGTACCTAAAAGGGCTAGCTATATCAGAGTCATTATGTTGGAGTTGAGTCGGATCGCTTCTCATTTGTTATGGCTCGGTCCTTTTATGGCGGATATTGGTGCGCAGACCCCTTTCTTCTATATTTTTCGAGAAAGAGAATTGATATATGACCTATTCGAAGCTGCTACCGGTATGCGAATGATGCATAATTATTTTCGTATTGGAGGAGTGGCTGCCGATCTACCCTATGGCTGGGTAGATAAATGTTTGGATTTTTGCGATTATTTTTTAACAGGGGTTGCTGAGTATCAAAAACTTATTACCCGGAATCCTATTTTTTTAGAACGAGTTGAAGGCATAGGCATTATTGGGCAAGACGAGGCATTAAATTGGGGTTTATCGGGACCAATGCTACGAGCTTCCGGAATAGAATGGGATCTTCGTAAAGTTGATCATTATGAGTCTTACGACGAATTTGATTGGCAGGTTCAATGGCAACGAGAAGGGGATTCATTAGCTCGTTATTTAGTACGAATCGGTGAAATGACAGAATCCATAAAGATTATTCAACAGGCTCTGGAAGGAATTCCAGGAGGGCCTTACGAAAATTTAGAAATCCGACGTTTTGACAGATTAAAAGATCCTGAATGGAATGATTTTGAATATCGGTTTATTAGTAAAAAACCTTCTCCAACTTTTGAATTGTCGAAACAAGAACTTTATGTGAGAGTTGAAGCCCCAAAAGGAGAATTGGGAATTTTTATCATAGGAGATCAGAGCGTTTTTCCTTGGAGATGGAAAATTCGCCCACCAGGTTTTATCAATTTGCAAATTCTTCCTCAGTTAGTTAAAAGAATGAAATTGGCTGATATTATGACAATACTAGGTAGCATAGATATCATTATGGGAGAAGTTGATCGTTGA
- the rps15 gene encoding ribosomal protein S15, with translation MVKNSVISVISQEEKRGSVEFQVFNFTNKIRRLTSHLELHKKDYLSQRGLKKILGKRQRLLAYLAKKNRVRYKELINQLDIRETKTR, from the coding sequence ATGGTAAAAAATTCTGTCATTTCAGTTATTTCTCAAGAAGAAAAGAGAGGATCTGTTGAATTTCAAGTATTCAATTTCACCAATAAGATACGGAGACTTACTTCACATTTAGAATTGCACAAAAAAGACTATTTATCTCAGAGAGGTTTGAAGAAAATTTTGGGAAAACGTCAACGACTGCTAGCTTATTTGGCAAAAAAAAATAGAGTACGTTATAAAGAATTAATTAATCAGTTGGACATTCGAGAGACAAAAACTCGTTAA